In one Pseudodesulfovibrio tunisiensis genomic region, the following are encoded:
- the glyA gene encoding serine hydroxymethyltransferase: MEELMIQDPAVAGAIADELDRQVSKLELIASENFTSTAVRQAQGSIMTHKYAEGYPGKRYYGGCEFVDEVEDLARERAKDLFGCEYVNVQPHSGSQANMAVYFACCKPGDTVLGMDLSHGGHLTHGSPVNFSGKLYNMVHYGVDKETQLIDYDQVLATAKEHKPTLIIAGASAYPRVIDFKRFREIADEVGAKLMVDMAHIAGLIAAGEHPSCIEHAHYTTTTTHKTLRGPRGGMILSTADQEKTLNSQIFPGCQGGPLMHVIAAKAVAFGEALSPGFQEYQQQVVKNAKVLATALTEAGFNLVSGGTDNHLLLVDLTNKDITGKDAEIALDKAGITVNKNTVPFETRSPFVTSGIRLGTPALTTRGMIEEDMIVVGEAIVAALENYQDDKVLGQISEEVEEFAREFPLYAW, from the coding sequence AACTCGACCGCCAGGTAAGCAAGCTGGAACTCATTGCCAGCGAAAACTTCACCTCCACCGCGGTCCGCCAGGCCCAGGGCAGCATCATGACCCACAAGTACGCCGAGGGCTATCCGGGCAAGCGCTACTACGGCGGCTGCGAGTTCGTGGACGAGGTGGAAGACCTGGCCCGCGAACGCGCCAAGGACCTGTTCGGCTGCGAATACGTGAACGTGCAGCCCCACTCGGGTTCCCAGGCCAACATGGCCGTGTACTTCGCCTGCTGCAAGCCCGGCGACACCGTGCTCGGCATGGACCTGTCCCACGGCGGACACCTGACCCACGGCAGCCCGGTCAACTTCTCGGGCAAGCTGTACAACATGGTGCACTACGGCGTGGACAAGGAAACCCAGCTCATCGACTATGATCAGGTTCTGGCCACGGCCAAGGAGCACAAGCCCACCCTGATCATCGCGGGCGCGTCCGCCTACCCCCGCGTCATCGACTTCAAGCGCTTCCGCGAAATCGCGGACGAAGTCGGCGCCAAGCTCATGGTGGACATGGCGCACATCGCGGGCCTGATCGCGGCCGGAGAGCATCCGAGCTGCATCGAACACGCCCACTACACCACCACGACCACGCACAAGACCCTGCGCGGCCCCCGCGGTGGCATGATCCTGTCCACCGCGGATCAGGAAAAGACCCTGAACTCCCAGATCTTTCCGGGATGCCAGGGCGGCCCGCTCATGCACGTGATCGCGGCCAAGGCCGTCGCCTTTGGCGAGGCCCTGTCCCCGGGCTTTCAGGAGTACCAGCAGCAGGTCGTGAAGAATGCCAAGGTGCTGGCCACCGCCCTGACCGAAGCCGGATTCAATCTGGTTTCCGGCGGCACGGACAACCACCTTCTGCTCGTTGACCTGACCAACAAGGACATCACGGGCAAGGACGCGGAAATCGCGCTGGACAAGGCGGGCATCACCGTGAACAAGAACACGGTTCCGTTCGAGACCCGTTCCCCGTTCGTGACCTCGGGCATTCGTCTGGGCACCCCTGCCCTGACCACCCGCGGCATGATCGAGGAAGACATGATCGTGGTCGGCGAAGCCATTGTCGCGGCTCTGGAAAACTACCAGGACGACAAGGTGCTTGGCCAGATCAGCGAGGAAGTCGAGGAATTCGCCCGCGAGTTCCCGCTCTACGCCTGGTAG
- a CDS encoding deoxycytidylate deaminase produces the protein MSTQRLPWPEYFMRIAHLVAQRSTCTRRAVGAIAVLDKRILATGYNGVPTNIAHCEEVGCLRDQLHIPSGERHELCRGLHAEQNVIIQAATHGLSLRGCDIYCTTKPCILCTKMLINCEVKNIYYAEQYPDELSEAMLKEAGIHHVFMEGDFR, from the coding sequence ATGTCCACCCAACGTCTGCCCTGGCCCGAATATTTCATGCGCATCGCGCACCTCGTGGCCCAGCGTTCCACCTGCACCCGTCGCGCCGTGGGCGCCATTGCGGTTCTGGACAAACGCATACTGGCCACCGGCTACAACGGCGTGCCCACCAACATCGCCCATTGCGAGGAAGTGGGCTGCCTGCGCGACCAGTTGCACATTCCCTCTGGCGAACGCCACGAGCTGTGCCGGGGCCTGCACGCGGAACAGAACGTGATCATTCAGGCCGCGACACATGGCCTGTCCCTGCGCGGCTGCGACATCTACTGCACCACCAAGCCCTGCATCCTGTGCACCAAGATGCTCATCAACTGCGAGGTCAAGAACATCTACTACGCCGAGCAGTACCCCGACGAACTGTCCGAAGCCATGCTCAAGGAGGCGGGAATCCACCATGTTTTTATGGAAGGAGATTTCAGGTAG
- the ribD gene encoding bifunctional diaminohydroxyphosphoribosylaminopyrimidine deaminase/5-amino-6-(5-phosphoribosylamino)uracil reductase RibD, whose product MFLWKEISGRDEAFMAEAVKLAYQGRGATAPNPCVGAVLVDDDRVVAQGWHTRFGKLHAERECLADAKRRGVNPAGMTMYVTLEPCNHHGKTPPCTEAIIEAKVGRVMVGALDPNPKAAGGVQRLRDNGIEVVTGVLERECLDLLADFRLWQESHSTFNILKMAATLDGKIASRRKMPEAVSCARSFEDVHELRSKVGAVVVGGNTFYADNPSLTCRQTPLPEDFTQPLAVVTTSRLPESDSRATLIAERAQSTIFWTTDAAARSEKADALRALGVRVWPLPGGPGCLNLALGFERLRYEYGVHYTLCEGGGGLAMQLMEQGLADEIVHYVAPRVLGDNLAPSAYSGRGDVSMRDALNLRITRVEPSGTDIRLTLRLDD is encoded by the coding sequence ATGTTTTTATGGAAGGAGATTTCAGGTAGGGACGAGGCATTCATGGCCGAGGCCGTGAAGCTGGCCTATCAGGGACGCGGAGCCACGGCTCCGAACCCGTGCGTGGGCGCGGTTCTGGTGGACGATGATCGCGTGGTGGCCCAGGGATGGCACACCAGATTCGGCAAGCTCCACGCAGAGCGCGAATGCCTGGCCGATGCGAAACGGCGCGGCGTGAATCCGGCCGGAATGACCATGTATGTCACGCTGGAGCCGTGCAACCATCACGGCAAGACCCCGCCCTGCACCGAAGCGATCATCGAGGCCAAGGTGGGCCGGGTCATGGTTGGCGCGCTGGACCCGAACCCCAAGGCGGCTGGCGGCGTGCAGCGACTGCGCGACAACGGCATCGAAGTGGTCACGGGCGTGCTGGAACGGGAATGTCTGGACCTGCTCGCCGACTTCCGGCTCTGGCAGGAGTCGCACTCCACCTTCAACATCCTGAAGATGGCCGCCACGCTGGACGGCAAGATCGCCTCCCGCCGCAAGATGCCGGAAGCGGTTTCCTGCGCCCGCTCCTTCGAGGACGTGCACGAGCTGCGCAGCAAGGTCGGCGCAGTGGTGGTGGGCGGCAACACCTTTTACGCGGACAACCCGAGTCTGACGTGTCGGCAGACTCCCCTGCCGGAAGATTTCACGCAGCCTCTGGCCGTGGTGACGACATCGCGACTGCCCGAATCGGACAGCCGCGCCACCCTGATTGCGGAACGCGCCCAAAGCACGATCTTCTGGACCACGGACGCGGCAGCGCGATCCGAAAAGGCCGATGCGCTTCGCGCCCTTGGCGTCCGTGTCTGGCCCCTGCCCGGCGGCCCGGGCTGCCTGAATCTGGCGCTGGGATTCGAACGGCTGCGCTACGAATACGGCGTGCACTACACCCTGTGCGAGGGTGGCGGCGGACTGGCCATGCAACTCATGGAACAGGGCCTTGCCGACGAAATCGTGCATTACGTCGCGCCCCGGGTTCTGGGCGACAATCTGGCCCCGTCCGCGTATTCGGGACGCGGAGATGTCTCCATGCGCGACGCGCTGAACCTGCGCATCACCCGGGTCGAGCCGTCCGGCACGGACATCCGCCTGACCCTCAGGCTCGACGACTAG
- a CDS encoding riboflavin synthase, giving the protein MFTGLVQGTGRIDAAENRGAETRFRITPQFHMEDIEHGESIAVNGVCLTVETFGDNWFTAYASRETMTVTNLGGLRVGSVANLERAMRMGDRFGGHIVSGHVDCVAEVASINPAGESRIYRLAFSADHGRYVIPKGSVALDGISLTVNACAPTWLEVNIIPETQSSTTISGWTPGTRVNMETDVIGKYVERMVTPWTTREEPESQSRITMEFLARNGF; this is encoded by the coding sequence ATGTTCACCGGACTTGTGCAGGGCACGGGCCGCATCGACGCGGCAGAAAACCGGGGCGCGGAAACCCGGTTTCGCATCACGCCCCAATTTCACATGGAAGACATCGAGCACGGGGAATCCATCGCGGTCAACGGCGTATGCCTGACCGTGGAGACCTTCGGCGACAACTGGTTCACGGCCTATGCCAGCCGGGAGACCATGACCGTCACCAATCTGGGCGGCCTGCGGGTCGGTTCCGTGGCCAATCTGGAACGCGCCATGCGCATGGGCGACCGCTTCGGCGGACACATCGTGTCCGGTCACGTGGACTGCGTGGCCGAGGTCGCGTCCATCAATCCGGCCGGGGAATCCAGAATCTACCGTCTCGCGTTTTCCGCGGACCACGGTCGCTACGTCATCCCCAAGGGGTCCGTGGCGCTGGACGGCATCAGCCTGACCGTGAACGCCTGCGCGCCCACATGGCTGGAGGTGAACATCATTCCGGAAACCCAGTCCTCCACCACGATTTCCGGCTGGACCCCGGGCACGCGCGTGAACATGGAAACCGACGTGATCGGCAAGTACGTGGAACGCATGGTCACACCGTGGACCACTCGGGAAGAACCGGAAAGCCAATCCCGCATCACCATGGAATTTCTCGCCAGAAACGGATTCTGA
- a CDS encoding glycosyltransferase family 2 protein, with product MARDGILFTVITPSTGKRPKALQLAVSSVEAAARFAGLGPDQVEVLVGFDGIRGECPTSSLSLRCLRLPRDNDWGNGIRNTLLKLAKGEKILFLDDDNVLKPYAFKLYRKYWDAEMIIGRIDTQLAFDKPFIPVQDDGSLVRQCNVDPLCLCLSRRLVVDRCGGWNYAGRYEADYLNILDWSRRARSTAVLDEIVGVYDAGRSLDNSALSRRQMNLLDRLAGERGTDIRNLGRPAPVILAGAPG from the coding sequence ATGGCCAGGGACGGCATTCTGTTTACTGTCATTACCCCGAGCACCGGCAAGCGTCCCAAGGCGCTGCAACTGGCGGTATCCTCGGTTGAGGCGGCCGCCCGATTCGCCGGACTCGGACCGGATCAGGTGGAAGTCCTCGTCGGTTTCGACGGGATCAGGGGGGAATGCCCCACCAGTTCGCTTTCGCTGCGCTGCCTGCGGCTGCCGCGCGACAACGACTGGGGCAACGGCATTCGCAACACTCTGCTCAAATTGGCAAAGGGCGAGAAGATTCTCTTTCTCGACGACGACAACGTGCTCAAGCCCTATGCCTTCAAATTGTATCGCAAATATTGGGATGCGGAGATGATCATCGGTCGCATCGACACGCAGCTTGCGTTCGACAAGCCGTTCATCCCGGTGCAGGACGACGGCTCGCTGGTTCGCCAGTGCAACGTTGACCCGCTCTGTCTGTGTCTTTCGCGCCGGCTGGTGGTGGACCGCTGCGGCGGGTGGAATTACGCGGGCAGGTACGAGGCAGACTATCTCAATATTCTGGACTGGAGCCGTCGCGCCAGAAGCACGGCAGTGCTGGACGAAATCGTGGGCGTGTACGACGCCGGACGGAGTCTGGACAATTCGGCACTTTCCCGCCGCCAGATGAACCTGCTGGACAGGCTGGCAGGGGAGCGCGGTACGGACATACGGAATCTCGGCAGGCCCGCGCCCGTCATCCTTGCGGGCGCACCCGGCTAG
- a CDS encoding pancreas/duodenum homeobox protein 1: MADIDTVFSAEWLAELFPPSRADEFFEALFGGAEEGSYDIELAYSGARGNTLDFEFRLRQRPGKCLACSLTYGLPQVFSRHPIINASGLARQIAERSGMEGEPSWQLDATRELSRTVHSVPFTITIS; this comes from the coding sequence ATGGCGGATATCGACACCGTATTTTCAGCCGAGTGGCTGGCCGAGCTCTTTCCCCCATCCCGCGCCGACGAATTCTTCGAGGCGCTGTTCGGCGGCGCGGAAGAAGGCAGCTACGACATCGAGCTGGCCTATTCAGGAGCCCGCGGCAATACGCTGGACTTCGAATTCCGGCTCAGGCAACGACCCGGCAAGTGTCTGGCGTGCAGCCTGACCTATGGTCTGCCTCAGGTCTTTTCCCGGCACCCGATCATCAATGCCAGCGGGTTGGCCCGGCAAATCGCGGAACGCTCCGGCATGGAGGGCGAACCGAGCTGGCAGCTCGACGCCACCCGCGAACTCTCCCGCACCGTGCACTCGGTGCCCTTCACCATCACGATTTCCTAG
- a CDS encoding substrate-binding periplasmic protein: MRKFPLLAAFILFLLLAQLSAPGQPRAETLHFVTQEFAPFSYLEDGYVAGPIRDAIQRVCLEAGLDCGFEVLPWPRAQHKVQVGEAQGLFVVGKTTERLSWLEFSPPLVSSRYGVFVHLDDPLIFRSISDLIGYTVGVYGPSATYEALLEIQEKLEGKLRIEVRPDDIQGFLKLDTKRVNAVFSNRDVGFSIIRSEKLNNIRYAGDYRQTYYYVALSRDHVSKEIRHRFFSAFNDLIRKGELQKIITAYGLAPIIRPESGQ; encoded by the coding sequence ATGAGAAAATTTCCCTTGCTCGCGGCATTCATCCTGTTTCTGCTTCTGGCACAGCTGTCGGCTCCGGGGCAGCCCCGGGCGGAAACACTTCATTTCGTCACTCAGGAATTTGCGCCGTTCAGCTATCTGGAAGACGGATACGTTGCCGGACCGATCAGGGACGCAATCCAGCGGGTGTGTCTGGAGGCCGGGCTGGACTGCGGCTTCGAGGTGCTCCCGTGGCCGCGTGCGCAGCACAAGGTTCAGGTGGGTGAGGCACAGGGGCTGTTCGTGGTGGGCAAGACCACGGAACGGCTTTCGTGGCTGGAGTTCTCCCCGCCTCTGGTCAGCTCCCGCTACGGCGTGTTCGTGCATCTGGACGATCCGCTCATATTCCGCAGCATCAGCGACCTGATCGGCTACACCGTGGGCGTGTACGGCCCATCGGCCACCTATGAAGCCCTGCTCGAAATTCAGGAAAAGCTGGAAGGCAAACTGCGCATCGAGGTACGACCGGATGACATCCAGGGATTTCTCAAGCTGGACACCAAACGCGTCAACGCGGTCTTTTCCAACCGGGATGTGGGCTTCAGCATCATCCGCAGCGAAAAGCTGAACAACATCCGGTACGCCGGAGACTATCGCCAGACATACTACTACGTGGCCCTTTCCCGGGACCACGTCTCCAAGGAGATCCGCCACAGATTCTTCAGCGCATTCAACGACCTCATCCGCAAGGGGGAACTGCAAAAGATCATCACGGCCTACGGTCTGGCCCCGATCATCCGCCCGGAATCCGGCCAATAG
- a CDS encoding diguanylate cyclase has protein sequence MPRPIEAPLRQSRIWLNFTIQMGLIICIFIVGLYMGVYLRDSRLIENQIHTRAQAHFRNIVLTRLWNAMQGGVYVEKKQGVKSNPYLEDPDVRTEDGRTFTLRNPALMTREISELAEKDGLLQYRITSLRPLNPANAPDSFEKQALQLFEQGETEYATRETRNGKTFYRYMAPLFVDSSCMKCHARQGYKIGDVRGGISVAFDITPIQTRMASDRNVMIGIIAASAALILGVLMFFTLRIVHQMGSARDRLTTLALTDELTGLYNRRHFFTRLDEEIEHAKRYGTPLSLMLTDVDHFRKINDIHGHMAGDRILSQFARLMRMTLRSADILVRYEGGTFAVIFPATDRKGAIAAAEKFRTTVAAYGFLLDDRHVSLTTSCGVATLRSTEGETGDIRDRLIRTAEEKLHQAKDEGRDRVRH, from the coding sequence ATGCCCCGCCCAATAGAAGCCCCTCTGCGCCAGTCCCGAATCTGGCTCAACTTCACCATCCAGATGGGTCTCATCATCTGCATTTTCATCGTGGGTCTGTACATGGGCGTATACCTGCGTGACAGCCGACTGATCGAAAACCAGATTCACACCCGGGCTCAGGCACACTTCCGGAACATCGTGCTGACCCGACTGTGGAACGCCATGCAGGGCGGGGTCTACGTGGAAAAGAAGCAGGGTGTGAAGTCCAATCCCTATCTCGAAGACCCGGATGTACGCACCGAGGACGGCAGAACCTTCACCCTGCGCAATCCCGCCCTGATGACAAGGGAAATCTCGGAACTGGCGGAAAAGGACGGTCTGCTCCAATACCGCATAACCAGCCTGCGCCCTCTGAACCCGGCCAACGCCCCGGACAGCTTCGAAAAACAGGCCTTGCAGCTGTTCGAACAGGGCGAGACCGAGTACGCCACCCGCGAAACCCGGAACGGCAAGACCTTCTACCGATACATGGCTCCGCTCTTCGTGGATTCCTCGTGCATGAAATGCCACGCAAGACAGGGCTACAAGATCGGCGACGTGCGGGGCGGCATCAGCGTGGCCTTCGACATCACCCCCATCCAGACCCGCATGGCCTCGGACCGAAACGTGATGATCGGGATCATTGCGGCGTCTGCGGCCCTGATTCTGGGCGTGCTCATGTTCTTCACCCTGCGAATCGTGCACCAGATGGGCTCGGCCCGGGACAGGCTCACCACACTGGCACTGACCGACGAACTCACGGGCCTGTACAACAGACGACACTTCTTCACCCGGCTGGACGAGGAAATAGAACACGCCAAACGCTACGGCACGCCCCTGTCCCTGATGCTGACGGATGTGGACCACTTCCGGAAAATCAACGACATCCACGGGCACATGGCCGGGGACCGCATCCTGAGCCAGTTCGCCCGACTCATGCGCATGACCCTGCGCAGCGCGGACATTCTGGTGCGCTACGAAGGCGGCACATTTGCGGTCATCTTCCCGGCCACGGACAGGAAAGGCGCCATTGCGGCAGCCGAAAAGTTCCGTACCACGGTCGCGGCATACGGATTCCTGCTCGATGACAGGCACGTATCCCTGACCACCAGTTGCGGCGTGGCCACACTCCGGTCCACCGAGGGGGAAACCGGGGACATCCGCGACAGGCTCATCCGCACAGCCGAAGAAAAGCTCCATCAGGCCAAGGACGAGGGCCGGGACCGCGTCCGGCACTGA
- a CDS encoding bifunctional 3,4-dihydroxy-2-butanone-4-phosphate synthase/GTP cyclohydrolase II produces the protein MPLCKIEEAIEDIRQGKMVIMVDDEDRENEGDLVCAAEKVTPEIINFMATHGRGLICLAMDGEMCDKLGLELMTKKNESGFGTNFTVSIEARKGVTTGISAFDRATTILTAVADEATPDAIVSPGHVFPLRAKDGGVLVRTGQTEGSVDIARLAGCKPAGVICEVMRDDGNMARMPDLIPFAEKHGIKICSVADVIAYRMRFGDVSVTKVAEAELPTRWGDFKSTAFKSSADGKTHIALHMGDIHPDEPVLVRVHSECLTGDVFGSRRCDCGDQLASALCMIHNEGKGVLVYMRQEGRGIGLGNKIKAYHLQDQGYDTVEANVKLGFPPDLREYGTGAQILVELGVTKMRLLTNNPKKMVGLQGYGLEVVERVPIEVGACDQNLRYLRTKRDKMHHILHIDEADKA, from the coding sequence ATGCCGCTTTGCAAGATAGAAGAAGCCATTGAGGATATCCGCCAGGGCAAGATGGTCATCATGGTGGATGACGAGGACCGCGAGAACGAGGGCGACCTCGTCTGCGCCGCTGAAAAGGTCACCCCGGAAATCATCAACTTCATGGCCACCCACGGCCGCGGGCTGATCTGCCTGGCCATGGACGGGGAGATGTGCGACAAGCTCGGCCTCGAGCTCATGACCAAGAAGAACGAGTCCGGTTTCGGCACCAACTTCACGGTGTCCATCGAGGCGCGCAAGGGCGTGACCACCGGCATCTCCGCCTTTGACCGGGCCACCACCATCCTGACCGCCGTGGCCGACGAGGCCACCCCGGACGCCATTGTTTCTCCGGGCCACGTGTTCCCGCTCCGCGCCAAGGACGGCGGCGTGCTCGTGCGCACCGGCCAGACCGAAGGCAGCGTGGACATCGCCCGCCTTGCCGGTTGCAAGCCCGCCGGCGTGATCTGCGAGGTCATGCGCGACGACGGCAACATGGCCCGCATGCCCGATCTCATTCCCTTTGCCGAAAAGCACGGCATCAAGATCTGCTCCGTGGCCGACGTGATCGCCTACCGCATGCGTTTCGGCGACGTGTCCGTGACCAAGGTGGCCGAGGCCGAACTTCCCACCCGCTGGGGCGACTTCAAGTCCACGGCCTTCAAGTCTTCCGCCGACGGCAAGACCCACATCGCCCTGCACATGGGCGACATCCATCCGGACGAGCCCGTGCTGGTGCGCGTACATTCCGAATGCCTGACCGGCGACGTGTTCGGCTCCCGCCGTTGCGACTGCGGCGACCAGCTCGCCAGCGCCCTGTGCATGATCCACAACGAGGGCAAGGGCGTGCTCGTGTACATGCGGCAGGAAGGCCGAGGCATCGGTCTGGGCAACAAGATCAAGGCCTACCATCTTCAGGATCAGGGCTACGACACCGTGGAAGCCAACGTGAAGCTCGGTTTTCCGCCGGACCTCCGCGAATACGGCACAGGTGCGCAGATTCTGGTCGAACTCGGCGTGACCAAGATGCGCCTCCTGACCAACAACCCCAAGAAAATGGTCGGTTTGCAGGGCTACGGACTGGAAGTCGTGGAACGCGTGCCCATCGAGGTCGGCGCCTGCGACCAGAACCTCAGGTACCTGCGGACCAAGCGTGACAAGATGCACCACATCCTGCACATTGACGAAGCCGACAAAGCGTAA
- the ribE gene encoding 6,7-dimethyl-8-ribityllumazine synthase: MHLKTIEGKLDAKGLKVAIVAARFNDFIVDRLISGAVDYLVRHGAERDDLTLVRLPGAFELPIAAQKLARSGQYDGVVVLGAVIRGATPHFDYVCSECAKGVAHSSMETGVPMGFGLLTCDTLDQAIERAGSKGGNKGVEAASALLETVRVLEQL, translated from the coding sequence ATGCACCTCAAGACCATCGAAGGCAAACTGGATGCCAAGGGCCTGAAAGTGGCCATCGTCGCCGCCCGATTCAACGACTTCATCGTGGACCGACTAATCTCCGGTGCCGTGGACTATCTTGTCCGTCACGGCGCGGAGCGCGACGACCTGACTCTGGTCCGTCTGCCCGGCGCCTTCGAGCTGCCCATCGCCGCCCAGAAACTGGCCAGATCCGGCCAGTACGACGGCGTTGTGGTGCTGGGTGCGGTCATCCGCGGCGCCACCCCCCACTTCGATTACGTGTGCAGTGAATGCGCCAAGGGCGTCGCCCACTCCAGCATGGAGACCGGCGTGCCCATGGGCTTCGGCCTGCTGACCTGCGACACCCTGGATCAGGCCATTGAACGGGCCGGTTCCAAGGGCGGCAACAAGGGCGTGGAAGCCGCTTCCGCGCTGCTGGAAACCGTTCGAGTGCTGGAGCAATTGTAG
- the nusB gene encoding transcription antitermination factor NusB, producing MAKNKGKKPGTRRVGRTLAFQVLYGLPFAPRDQEPDLGRAYNQNPCVLDEESAAAIEFGESLVLGAGQRLAEVDAAIDKFSQHWKIDRIARVELAILRLALYEILYTDIPLKAAINEAIELAKTFGDGNSRSFVNGILDGVARAVDSGKFDVNKSF from the coding sequence ATGGCTAAGAACAAGGGCAAAAAGCCCGGTACGCGCAGAGTGGGACGCACTCTGGCATTTCAGGTTTTGTACGGGCTGCCGTTCGCTCCCAGGGATCAGGAACCGGACCTTGGCCGGGCGTACAATCAGAACCCCTGCGTGCTCGACGAGGAGTCGGCCGCGGCCATCGAGTTCGGGGAATCCCTCGTGCTCGGAGCCGGGCAGCGCCTTGCCGAGGTGGACGCAGCCATAGACAAGTTCTCCCAGCACTGGAAGATCGACCGCATCGCCCGGGTGGAGCTGGCCATTCTCAGGCTGGCCCTCTACGAGATCCTGTACACGGACATTCCGCTCAAGGCAGCCATCAACGAAGCCATCGAGCTGGCCAAGACCTTTGGCGACGGCAACTCGCGCAGCTTCGTGAACGGCATTCTGGACGGCGTGGCCCGTGCCGTGGACTCCGGCAAGTTCGACGTGAACAAATCGTTCTAG